Sequence from the Sinobacterium caligoides genome:
TCGAGTAGGTGGGAAACATCGCCCGGTGATTATCACCGAGGGCCGAGTCTTCACGACACAGCTCCCCTTTGGCGTATTCATAGACCGCCGTCGACGAGAAGTGCACGAACGCCTTCACCCCACGGCAAGCCGCGATCAACCGACCCGCGCCCTCGGCATTCACCTTCAGGTCATAGGCAAAGTCACCGCTTTTAACCACGGCATAGTTCAATACATAATCGATATCATCGGGGATCAACGCCGCCAGATCATCCGTCGCCAAGTCGGCGCGCAGGCAGTGCACACCCTTGGCCTCAAGCGCCAACCGCTGCGCCTCATCGCTGAAGCGAGCGATCGCATAGAGGGTATTATCAGTACGCAGCGCATCGATAACCGGCGCCGCCACCTGGCTGGTAGGGCCAGCAATTAAAATTTTCTGTTCTTTTAGTGCCACATGGGGAATCATAAACCTACCTTAATCGTTGTTATTGTTGCGGCGACCTCGCCATTGCTTTTACCCAATATTGCCTTTACCCAATATTGCCTTTACCCAATATTGCTTTTACTCAATATTGCTACTGATCGATACTGCTACTATTCAATATCGATTGTAACCAGTCGCCGGCCAATGCAGACCACCTAACTGGGTGGTCGCCTCTAGCCGCCCCTTTCCTATGCGCCTAATACATTACCTCAAATTACACACGAGTATAGTTACAATTCCAGCATTTCATCGGCCTAATCTGCTAGCCTTGTCATCATCCCGTCTCAATGTGTGCTTAAACTGCACTTAACTTCCAAGGATCAAGACTCAACAATGCCCAGAAGAACGAAAATCATCGCCACCCTCGGTCCCGCCACTGATCACCCTGACACCCTCAAGGCCTTGCTACAGGCCGGCGCCAACGTGTTGCGTCTCAACTTCTCGCACGGCGACGCCGACGACCACCGAGAACGCGCACGACTGATCCGTCAATTTGCCGATGAACTCGGGCTCAGCGTCGCCATTCTCGGCGACCTGCAGGGGCCGAAGATTCGCATCGCCCGCTTCAGCGAACAGCGCATTGTCATCGAGAGCGGCGACCGCTTCACCCTCGATACCGCCTTCGACCCCGACGCCGGCAACCAACAGATCGTCGGCGTCGACTACCCTCCCCTCGCCGACCAAGTCGGCAGCGGTGATAAGCTGCTGCTCGACGATGGCCGTATCGTACTTGAGGTCGATAGCGTCGACGGCAGCGCCGTACACTGTATCGTGCGCAGCGGCGGCACGCTGTCCAACAACAAGGGCCTCAACCGCCTCGGCGGTGGACTGGCCGCCGACGCGCTGACTGAGAAAGACCTGCGCGATATTAAGCTCGCCGCCGAGCTGCGCTGTGACTACGTCGCCGTCTCCTTCCCCGGCAGCCCCGATGACCTGCATCAGGCTCGTCAACTGCTCGAGGCCGAAGGCTGTGACGCCGGCATCGTCGCCAAGATCGAGCGCGCCGAGACCGTGCACGACCGCCAACTACTCGAACAGATGATCATCGCCAGCGACGCCGTAATGGTGGCACGGGGCGACCTCGGGGTAGAGATCGGCGACGCCGAACTGGTCGGCGTACAGAAGCACATGATCGAGCGCGCCCGCCAGCTCAATCGCTGCGTCATCACCGCTACCCAGATGATGGAGTCGATGATCGAGGCACCGATGCCGACCCGCGCCGAGGTGTTCGACGTCGCCAACGCCGTGCTCGACGGCACCGACGCGGTGATGCTGTCGGCGGAGACCGCCGCCGGTAAATACCCCATCGCCGCCGTCGAGGCCATGGCCCGCACCTGTATCGGTGCCGAGAAGCAGGTACGTCCCTATGCCGCCAACCTGTGCTTCGAGATCGACTTCGAGCGCACCGACCAGTCGATCGCCATGGCGGCGATGTACGTCGCCAACCACACCTCCGGCATTCGCGCCATCCTCTGTCTGACCGAGTCCGGCTCGACACCGATGTGGATGTCGCGCCTGGCCTCCAACATGCCGATCTACGCCGTCTCCCGCCACGCCGACAGCTGCGCTAAGATGGCGCTGTATCGCGGCGTCACCGCCATCGAGTTCGATCTGTTCCAGCAGCCGCAGGATGTCGAACAGCCGGCGCTGCAGCAGTTGCTCGAGCGCGGTCACATCCAGCCCGGCGACAAGGTCATCGTCACCCACGGTGATATCACCGGCCTGCACGGCGGCACCAACACGCTGCGCATCATCACCGCCTAACAATCGGTTG
This genomic interval carries:
- the pyk gene encoding pyruvate kinase, with protein sequence MPRRTKIIATLGPATDHPDTLKALLQAGANVLRLNFSHGDADDHRERARLIRQFADELGLSVAILGDLQGPKIRIARFSEQRIVIESGDRFTLDTAFDPDAGNQQIVGVDYPPLADQVGSGDKLLLDDGRIVLEVDSVDGSAVHCIVRSGGTLSNNKGLNRLGGGLAADALTEKDLRDIKLAAELRCDYVAVSFPGSPDDLHQARQLLEAEGCDAGIVAKIERAETVHDRQLLEQMIIASDAVMVARGDLGVEIGDAELVGVQKHMIERARQLNRCVITATQMMESMIEAPMPTRAEVFDVANAVLDGTDAVMLSAETAAGKYPIAAVEAMARTCIGAEKQVRPYAANLCFEIDFERTDQSIAMAAMYVANHTSGIRAILCLTESGSTPMWMSRLASNMPIYAVSRHADSCAKMALYRGVTAIEFDLFQQPQDVEQPALQQLLERGHIQPGDKVIVTHGDITGLHGGTNTLRIITA